Proteins from a genomic interval of Streptomyces fodineus:
- a CDS encoding redoxin family protein codes for MPLRARTRRFVECLAAGRVHADGCPAALASYREAIDELTERIETLTARRATLIANLNTAALRGSGVVRSEEKGTGAMDYLTLPADLPVPEDDGATDHLPGVQAPNLSLLDTAGRAVRLDALGPRRTVVYVYPLTGRPGTDVPEGWNSIPGARGCTPESCAFRDHFHDLLEAGAGRVYGLSSQDTDYQREVVERLGLPFDMLSDPALALADVLGLPTFEVAGMRLFKRLTLVIRAGAIEHVFYPVFPPNAHAQQVLTWLRENPL; via the coding sequence TTGCCCCTGAGGGCGCGCACCCGGCGCTTCGTCGAATGCCTGGCGGCCGGACGCGTACACGCGGACGGCTGTCCCGCCGCGCTCGCGAGCTACCGCGAAGCCATCGACGAGCTCACCGAGCGCATCGAGACGCTGACCGCCCGCCGCGCGACACTGATCGCCAACCTGAACACCGCCGCCCTCCGGGGCAGCGGTGTCGTACGGTCCGAGGAGAAAGGCACCGGAGCCATGGACTATCTGACGCTGCCCGCCGACCTGCCCGTCCCCGAGGACGACGGCGCGACGGACCACCTGCCCGGCGTGCAGGCGCCGAACCTCAGCCTCCTCGACACGGCGGGCCGAGCGGTCCGCCTGGACGCGCTCGGACCCCGCCGCACGGTCGTGTACGTCTACCCTCTCACCGGCCGCCCCGGTACCGACGTGCCGGAAGGGTGGAACTCCATTCCCGGCGCCCGTGGCTGCACGCCCGAGTCATGTGCTTTCCGCGACCACTTCCACGACCTCCTCGAAGCCGGCGCCGGCCGGGTCTACGGGCTGTCCAGCCAGGACACCGACTACCAACGCGAGGTCGTGGAGCGCCTCGGGCTGCCCTTCGACATGCTCTCGGACCCCGCCCTCGCCCTGGCCGACGTGCTCGGCCTGCCCACGTTCGAGGTCGCCGGGATGCGACTGTTCAAGCGCCTCACGCTCGTCATCCGCGCCGGAGCGATCGAGCACGTCTTCTACCCGGTCTTCCCGCCGAACGCGCATGCCCAGCAGGTCCTGACCTGGCTGCGCGAGAACCCTCTGTAG
- a CDS encoding GNAT family N-acetyltransferase has product MPEIQLLRPAHAPALLAFERENRAYFAASVPDRGDDYFARFDERHRALLAEQEAGVCYFHVLVGTEGEVLGRINLVDVADGGADLGYRIAERASGRGLATWSVRQICERAAQHYGLSSLRAAARLDNAASRAVLARSGFAVVGETRLSGRPGLTYVRSLTDFIPRSDAPTAH; this is encoded by the coding sequence ATGCCCGAGATACAGTTGCTCCGCCCGGCTCACGCCCCCGCACTGCTCGCCTTCGAGCGGGAGAACCGGGCCTACTTCGCCGCGTCCGTCCCCGACCGAGGCGATGACTACTTCGCCCGTTTCGACGAGCGCCATCGTGCCCTGCTGGCCGAGCAGGAGGCCGGTGTCTGTTACTTCCATGTACTGGTCGGCACCGAGGGCGAGGTGCTGGGCCGGATCAATCTCGTGGATGTGGCGGACGGTGGCGCCGATCTCGGGTATCGCATCGCCGAGCGTGCCTCGGGCCGGGGGCTGGCCACCTGGTCCGTGCGGCAGATCTGCGAACGTGCCGCCCAGCACTACGGATTGAGCAGCCTGCGTGCCGCGGCCAGGCTCGACAACGCGGCTTCGCGGGCCGTACTCGCCCGGTCAGGGTTTGCCGTGGTCGGCGAGACACGGCTCTCCGGCCGCCCCGGTCTGACGTATGTCCGCAGTCTTACGGATTTCATCCCTCGGTCCGATGCGCCGACTGCCCATTAG
- a CDS encoding TioE family transcriptional regulator produces the protein MSTLRPTDLAREHGISTQAVRNYERHGFIPPAERTDSGYRIYTDVHAAALRAYLALVPAYGYAAAGQIMTALHRDALDTALTAIDRAHSQLLRDRDTLDAVRTAVNHLTAESGAAPDRAPDPGTRTVGELAHQLGVTPATLRNWESAGIVTPSRDPATGYRVFRADDIRDAELAHLLRRGGYLLDHIATVVQQIRTAGGTDALAASLDAWQRKLTAQGLAMLHAATRLNAYLTHLDAEKL, from the coding sequence GTGAGCACCTTGCGACCGACCGACCTCGCGCGCGAGCACGGCATCTCGACCCAGGCGGTGCGCAACTACGAGCGGCACGGATTCATCCCGCCTGCCGAGCGCACCGACAGCGGCTACCGGATCTACACCGACGTGCACGCGGCGGCGCTCCGCGCCTACCTCGCGCTCGTCCCGGCGTACGGCTATGCGGCCGCCGGCCAGATCATGACCGCACTCCACCGGGACGCACTCGACACGGCCCTGACCGCCATCGACCGAGCTCACAGCCAACTGCTGCGCGACCGGGACACCCTCGACGCCGTGCGCACAGCCGTGAACCACCTGACGGCCGAGTCCGGGGCTGCCCCGGATCGCGCGCCTGATCCCGGGACCCGCACCGTCGGCGAGCTCGCGCACCAACTCGGTGTCACTCCGGCGACCCTGCGCAACTGGGAGAGCGCCGGCATCGTCACCCCTTCCCGGGACCCGGCCACCGGCTACCGCGTCTTCCGCGCCGACGACATCCGCGACGCCGAGCTGGCGCACCTCCTGCGACGCGGGGGCTATCTCCTCGACCACATCGCCACCGTGGTCCAGCAGATCCGCACGGCCGGCGGCACGGACGCACTCGCCGCCTCCCTGGACGCCTGGCAGCGAAAGCTCACCGCGCAGGGCCTCGCCATGCTGCACGCGGCCACACGTCTCAACGCCTACCTGACTCACCTCGACGCCGAGAAGCTCTAG
- a CDS encoding AAA family ATPase gives MRVGTEQTRLVVLRGNSASGKSSVAAGMRDRFGRGLALVEQDNLRRIVLRERDRPGAANIGLIDTVARYALDAGYHVVVEGILYADRYGDMLARLRADHRGPTHGYYLDVPLDETLARHATKPIAGQVSEADLRDWYRRRDLLPGGVETVLGAGSSVAETVDHIMRDTGLAGLPPRHF, from the coding sequence ATGAGAGTCGGTACCGAACAGACCCGGCTGGTGGTGCTGCGAGGCAACAGCGCCTCGGGCAAGTCGTCCGTCGCGGCCGGGATGCGTGACCGGTTCGGCCGTGGGCTGGCCCTGGTGGAGCAGGACAACCTGCGCCGGATCGTGCTGCGCGAACGGGACCGGCCCGGAGCGGCGAACATCGGACTGATCGACACCGTCGCCCGCTATGCCCTGGACGCCGGCTATCACGTGGTCGTGGAGGGCATCCTGTACGCCGACCGCTACGGCGACATGCTCGCCAGGCTGCGCGCCGACCACCGGGGCCCGACCCACGGCTACTACCTCGACGTGCCGCTCGACGAGACCCTCGCCCGGCACGCGACCAAGCCGATCGCCGGCCAGGTGAGCGAGGCCGACCTGCGGGACTGGTACCGGCGGCGGGACCTGCTGCCCGGGGGAGTGGAGACGGTGCTGGGGGCCGGCAGTTCCGTGGCGGAGACGGTCGACCACATCATGCGCGACACCGGGCTGGCCGGCCTGCCGCCCCGGCACTTCTGA
- a CDS encoding DinB family protein, protein MKIPDRRIELFTGTGSEHRFSGPATGDERSMLVAVLDAQRATLKLKCSGLGPELALRSVSPSSLSLLGLVRHLADVERRWFRAVLAGHDVELSFSSPDAPEADFDGAGPDPEVVAASWAAWRAEVAFAETFVAEAPHLDIEGHDPWRGTVCLRWVLIHMIEEYARHNGHADLIRERIDGAVGV, encoded by the coding sequence ATGAAGATTCCCGACCGACGGATCGAACTGTTCACCGGCACCGGAAGCGAGCACCGGTTCAGCGGCCCCGCGACCGGTGACGAGCGGAGCATGCTGGTGGCCGTGCTGGACGCCCAGCGCGCCACCTTGAAGCTGAAGTGCTCCGGACTGGGGCCGGAGTTGGCCCTGCGGTCCGTGTCCCCCTCCTCGCTCTCCCTGCTCGGCCTCGTCCGGCACCTCGCCGATGTCGAACGCCGCTGGTTCCGGGCCGTGCTCGCCGGGCACGACGTCGAACTGAGCTTCTCCTCCCCGGACGCCCCCGAGGCCGATTTCGACGGCGCCGGTCCCGACCCCGAGGTCGTCGCGGCGTCCTGGGCGGCCTGGCGCGCCGAAGTCGCCTTCGCGGAAACGTTCGTCGCCGAGGCCCCGCATCTCGACATCGAGGGCCATGACCCATGGCGGGGCACGGTCTGCCTGCGCTGGGTGCTCATCCACATGATCGAGGAGTACGCCCGTCACAACGGACACGCCGACCTCATCCGCGAACGGATCGACGGTGCCGTCGGCGTGTGA
- a CDS encoding erythromycin esterase family protein has protein sequence MSQDVRDLVTPSCDLLALGEPTHQEPAFGRVRNELFAQLAERGFRSIALETDRVAALAVNDYVQGGTGSLDTVMREGFSHGFGDQEPNRRLVSWMREHNRNRPPKERLAFHGFDAPTENTCAPSPRPYLEHARDYLRLDLDVAGLTGDDTRWSRPEAVLDAAMSPGATTEAGRLRVLADDMLTALYSRAPELITATSREAWFRARTHLTAGLGLLRYHKQSSLPLEPNPRIAGLLATRDALMAQNLLDIRGIEEDRGATLVFAHNLHLQRNPSIWRLGDRGADWSGAGAIVSSLLGERYVCVAGSLGRSEALGLHDPAPDTHEGLLQSRITTWGLESASMAPSARTRTDTHPGQGYFPLDRATLDAVDAVLHISDGATAGAPAHG, from the coding sequence ATGAGTCAGGACGTTCGAGACCTCGTCACCCCGTCATGCGACCTGTTGGCTCTCGGTGAGCCGACACATCAGGAACCGGCCTTCGGACGCGTCCGGAACGAGCTGTTCGCCCAGCTGGCCGAACGCGGTTTTCGGTCCATCGCCCTGGAGACCGACCGCGTGGCCGCGCTCGCCGTGAACGACTACGTCCAGGGCGGAACCGGAAGCCTCGACACGGTCATGCGCGAGGGCTTCTCCCACGGATTCGGAGATCAGGAGCCCAACAGGCGGCTGGTCAGCTGGATGCGCGAGCACAACCGGAACCGGCCGCCAAAGGAACGCCTGGCCTTCCACGGCTTCGACGCGCCGACGGAGAACACCTGCGCCCCCAGCCCACGGCCGTACCTGGAACACGCCCGCGACTACCTGCGACTGGACCTCGACGTCGCGGGCCTCACCGGCGACGACACACGCTGGAGCCGACCGGAGGCGGTCCTGGACGCCGCCATGTCCCCCGGCGCCACGACCGAGGCCGGGCGACTGCGCGTGCTCGCGGACGACATGCTCACCGCGCTCTACAGCCGCGCCCCGGAGCTGATCACGGCAACCTCCCGCGAGGCGTGGTTCAGGGCCAGGACCCATCTCACCGCCGGCCTCGGCCTGTTGCGCTACCACAAGCAGTCGTCGCTGCCCCTCGAACCGAATCCCCGGATCGCGGGCCTGCTCGCCACCCGGGACGCGCTCATGGCCCAGAACCTGCTGGACATCCGGGGCATCGAGGAGGACCGGGGCGCGACCCTGGTGTTCGCGCACAACCTCCACCTCCAGCGGAACCCGAGCATTTGGCGTCTGGGGGACCGGGGCGCCGACTGGTCCGGTGCCGGCGCCATCGTGTCGTCCCTGCTGGGCGAGCGGTACGTCTGCGTCGCGGGCAGCCTGGGCCGCAGCGAGGCCCTCGGGCTGCACGACCCCGCCCCGGACACCCACGAGGGTCTCCTCCAGAGCCGTATCACCACCTGGGGCCTGGAAAGTGCCAGCATGGCTCCGTCCGCCCGCACCCGGACGGACACACATCCCGGGCAGGGCTACTTCCCGCTCGACCGAGCGACACTCGACGCCGTCGACGCGGTCCTGCACATCAGCGACGGCGCGACCGCGGGCGCACCGGCACACGGCTGA
- a CDS encoding ACT domain-containing protein, producing the protein MTGETDLHTLLSDMRPELNPGRYVFTMAEGGVPSGVTPVVTVAEQEGLTLVVPQAEADAAGMAYDYVAGWITLRVHSALASVGLTAAVSRALADADLSCNIVAGFHHDHLFVPYEQAERAVDVLRQLAGGSD; encoded by the coding sequence GTGACCGGCGAGACTGATCTGCACACCTTGCTCAGCGACATGCGTCCGGAGCTGAATCCGGGCCGCTATGTCTTCACGATGGCGGAGGGCGGCGTGCCGTCCGGTGTCACCCCCGTGGTGACCGTCGCCGAACAGGAAGGCCTGACCCTTGTCGTGCCGCAGGCGGAGGCGGACGCGGCGGGGATGGCGTACGACTACGTGGCCGGCTGGATCACCCTGCGGGTGCACTCCGCGCTGGCCTCGGTCGGACTGACCGCCGCCGTCTCCCGCGCCCTCGCCGACGCGGACCTGAGCTGCAACATCGTCGCCGGTTTCCACCACGACCACCTCTTCGTACCGTACGAGCAGGCCGAGCGGGCCGTGGACGTCCTGCGGCAACTGGCCGGCGGCTCCGACTGA